Part of the Sphaerodactylus townsendi isolate TG3544 linkage group LG10, MPM_Stown_v2.3, whole genome shotgun sequence genome is shown below.
ttgaaaatgcattgttttgcatgtgcggaagggggttcAGTTTGCTAGTGAATAGTACCACAGTAAAAACTGAGTTATTTAAAAGTAGTTGGCAGTGTATAACATTTGCTTAACACAAAAGCAGAGTTCAATTTCAAAAGCGCTCATCTTCaaacttaaaataaatattttcctctACACTATCTCTATATACTTGCACAGTCCAGTTGTTCATGACGATCTGAACAGTATTGACTCATGTAGTGATAGAATTCAAAACAAAAGCAGGAACAATACAATGTTACAATTAGGTTATCCATGCCTTACTTTCGTTTGCTTTTTGTGTCAGTaatctgaaaaacactagaggCAGACATAAGATTTTCTATGTATTGTCCAAGAACTTGATTTTCTGATTTCAGTTTCAGGTTTTCTTCCTTAACAGCATCAACTCTGGCAGATAGATCTGTAGGCCAAGTAGAGAAGATCACAGATTAGTATTATACTATTGTATCTTCCTGGTTTGCAACTAACTCCAGCATGACTGCATTCAAAACCACAAACTATGGCTTGTTTCTTGTCTTCTGACCACAATGCTAAATCTCTTCTGATTTCTCTTTCACCTATGACACTCATAGGCATTTTAATTAGTGATTACCTGGTCAACTTTCCTTCTAATATCATGTTTacactaaaaacaaaacacatcaaTGTGGTGGCAGCAGAGCACTTGGTTTGAATGAAGGAAATTCAACTTCAAGTCCCTGCTTAGCCATGTCACCTTCAAATAATCCCATGTGAAACATACCCTGTTGAGCACAAATGTGATCAATTGCTGACCCCATGTAAGTTCATACAATAGCACCCACACCAGTTATTGTACTGAATAAAATGGGCACAGTCCAATAGGATGTTTAATTTTCTTAATTGCAATGCAACCTGCAGACAGGGTTTCTAACAACCAGGAGAAATATTTcccagcctctgttaaagaggCCAGGCACTTTCTTACAGGTTATTGGCAACCTGACTGTAGATTGTCAGTGCATTCGTAAAACTGAAGCTCACATTCACACCTGAGGTCACCTGGCTTGCCTAAACGTTCATCAGGTTAAACAGGGTACAAGATTGCTGTATGCATATACAACTGTGCTTGTAAGTAAGTTACCCTTCTGGGTGAAAGTCACTAACCTTCAAGTGTATGTTGCAGTTCCAAAACCTGATTAATAAGCCGTGTTTTCTCTTCCAATTCTACTTGATTTTCAGCCTCAACAGCTGTTAAGAAATAGATCATCTTGAGAACATCTAAATATTgtcatgaatgaatgaacacaaaaatagaataaaatactacCTACCATCCGTATCTGCATTCATCATGGTTGAATTAATCTTTTCAACTCTTGAATCCCGTACTTTAGAGTTGTGTTCtatttaaaggggaggggggaataccaTCAATTGCACACATACAGAATCAGTTTTTCTAGCTTAATATTTTGGATGGGTTACATTAGTTATTTAGACTCCAACAAACAAAACTAAGCATCCTGACAGATCTTTGAAATACTGGAAGGAAACATTGCTTTATATATGATGTAGTTGTAGGCCACTTTTAACAACAGTCATACATTggcaaataaaacaagaattatAAGAGCAAGTTAAAGGTAAAACATTCCACACTGTCTTTTCCCCAAAGGATTTGGATCGTATTATGTGCACCCATAACCACTTAACACTATTCTCTTAGAGCATTTAATAAACATTTTGCAATACCTCTCACAACATGATAAATGCCTTGAGCATTCTTGGCAATAAGTATTATTAAATTTCACTAATTTATCAGTTCTCATCCCTATTGGTCTGCTCCTCAGAACAACATTCAGAGGCAAGAATTCAAAAAGCGGGAAGCTGACTAGAGAAATAAATCGGTTTGTTCCTTTTGAAGCCTGTTGCATCctgcaagcgtgcgagcggccccagcagaggccggcgcaggagaggcagctccgcgcggagccgcctcttccccgtccctctcccacttccaggggtcagaggacagcgagggagggtcttaggaggacagcagggcgacaacggcgacgaggtaagtgggagtgggacggggaaacagcgtgttcccggcggtgctgtttgcactgcgccgccgggaacacgctgtttactcaaaaactaccctttaaacgggtgtttttgagggcggcctgacaccgccctgagggggggggaaggggagccaggtcggcgctgctgcgtttcagcagcgccgcctgtgcgaacggcggcctggggacggcgtttttgccatccccaggccgccgtttttggcttgtgcggaaagggccatagcttaATGAATTAATCTGAAGAAATGTGCTCTGGATCACAAAAGTTCATGCCAATACACATGTAGTGCTTATTTACATGTCTATTCCTCTGGAATTGTATAATGTGCTTTGGGGAGGTTGTAGTTAGTGGTAAGAGAAATATATTTGTTGAAAATATACTGAGAAAGTATGGAGAAAGGACAGCATGAGAGAGACCTCTGCTGTCTGAATTAGGTAAGCACAAATGGTAGAAATTGCCAACTACACCTAGAATGTAACATTAACATTTTTTGTGTCAGTGAAATGATAATCCTTACGATATCATCATTCATTCCTTAAATCCCAGTCCTAAACAGAGGATGGGAATACCTGTGCTGTGCCCACAGACAGGGGTCCACATTGCAGAACATACAGCATAGATCCAGGGTCACTTCCTACAGTGctaattgatttcaatggactttggtGTGTCTAGGCTGTTTCAATATGTCACAATTATTCGTCACAGTGGCATAAGGGCCACATGAGTATTTGAATTTGTATACCTGTGGAAGAAGTATTTATtccaggaaggagggaaatccAATTGAATGTTTTGTGTAAATTTGAAGAGGAGCAGCCATGTTAATCAATTAAAACCGAAGTCCAgaacaataaaattaaatttatatgttacggAATTTTTGTTCatgccaggaagctccatgaatgctggggagccatactcattgggaaatccgcaccattggagtccatggtggcaggaatcgcccccccccccacacacacacagggtgccctggggtgcagccactgccagcacttttctcggcccccacccagtgtttttggaaagcaggtgggacttctgtccagctaagcttgcagacctgcaaaaaagacttgctttggggcagcggctgccatcaccacgcaagcatcttcactgtgtaatgataagctatccgtgttgaaggagaacctgtagggactttttaaaagggggttcttgttgagcatcttccctatgaaactctgaagagatactgtctgtgagagttatatatattccacttcagaacttttaaagttattgttgataccatactgttttaaaacattttattggtatctatttttatttttgaaatttaccagtagctgctgcatttcccactctagacttatacatgagtcaataagtttttccagttttttgtggtaaaattaggttcctcaacttatatgcgggtcaacttatatacgagtatatacCGTATATGCGAGGAAAGGAAGGTGTGGTGATCTCTGATTTCAGAGCCCACAGCAGTGGCTTTTAACAGAGAAGTGGTAGCTGCTGCACAGGGAGGGTGGAAAGTAAAGCAGATGCTTTTGTTGCCTATGGATGAGCAAGGGGAGGTAGCACTTTGCGGTCTAGCTGAAAAAGCAGGACTCTCCAGATGCATCTGCAGTTACTTACCTGTGACTTGAAGTGATTCCAGATCCCAGTTAGTCTCTCTTAAGGGTGGCTTATGCGGGGTAGGAGAATGTGGCTATGTGTACCACAAGTCTCCTGCAACAGGCATTTAGCTAGTAGAAAATATGTTGTCCACTACATTACCTTACATCAGAAGTACTTTCCATGGTGAATGTCCATGAAAagttaacttaaaaaaaagaacattcagcatttttttaaaatgagaaaataacTTGGGATATTATGGGGTTTATAGTTGATCCTCACCTTCTCTGCCATATAATATAATTAGAGCTGCTATTTGCGTTCAAAAGGCCCCTTTAAACCCATATAATCCTTTTTAATCCATACAAACAGGCCTTGTGTGTTGTAACTGTGAAATTGGAACTTGTCACTGACACTTTGATTGGCTAGTGGAACGTCGCTAGAATGGAGGAAGGTGCCATCT
Proteins encoded:
- the SCOC gene encoding short coiled-coil protein, which codes for MMNADTDAVEAENQVELEEKTRLINQVLELQHTLEDLSARVDAVKEENLKLKSENQVLGQYIENLMSASSVFQITDTKSKRK